The window TCGTTGTCAATCGTGTCTCGCAACTCAAGAGCAAGACCGAAGGCTACGACGCCAACGCCGACAAGTATTGCGACTTGATCGCTGCGGGTATCGTTGACCCAGCCAAGGTGGTTCGTACCTCGCTGACCAATGCTGCCTCTGTAGCCGCACTCTTGCTGACGACCGAATCGCTGATCGTGGAAATTCCTGTTGAGGAAGAAGACGGCGGCGGCGACCACCATGACCACGGCATGGGCGGTGGCATGGGAGGAATGGGCGGCATGGACATGGGTGGCATGGGCGGAATGGGTGGCATGGGCGGCATGATGTAGTTCATGCCGCAGAGCACTCCCGTCTCTGCAACCGAGCCACCATCGGTAGCTCCCGCAATTTCGGTAGCGGATCTTAACAAAGGATCCCTACCTGGGATCCCTCACCGGGCCCACACGTTCATCTTCAATCAATCAACCAATCTTAACATTTAGGAATTTCACACATGGCAGCGACCAAGACCATCAGCCTCCGCCCACTCGACGACCGCGTAATCGTGCAACCCAACGAAGCCGAACAAACCACCGCTGGCGGCATCGTGCTTCCCGACTCGGCCCGTGAAAAGCCACAGCGTGGCACCGTCGTGGCTGTGGGCCCTGGCAAATTGCTCGATAGCGGCAACCGTGGCGAACTCAGCGTGGCCGTTGGTGACGTAGTGATCTACGGCAAGTACGGCGGCAGTGAAATCGAAGTTGACGGCCAAGAGCTGAAGATCCTTCGTGAAAGCGACATCTTGGCCAAGATTGCCTGAGATCTGTTCGCTCGCTTTCCTCCCTTCCATTTTACATTCACTTAGGAATCTCAACCGTGGCAAAACAATTGCTATTTGAGGACCACGCTCGGGCACGCATGCTGGCCGGTGTGGATAAACTCGCCAACGCGGTCGCGGTCACCATGGGCCCCACCGGCCGCAACGTGATCATCGACAAATCCTTCGGCGGCCCTACCGTCACCAAAGACGGCGTGACCGTTGCCAAGGAAATCGAACTGGAAGACCGGTTCGAGAACATGGGTGCCAAGCTCGTCATCGAAGTCGCTCAGAAGACCAGTGACTTGGCTGGTGATGGAACCACCACCGCCACCGTGCTCGCCCGTGCGATCTTCAAAGAAGGTCTGCGAAACATCGTCGCCGGTAGCAACCCGACGGCGATTCGCCGCGGCATCGAAAAAGCCGTTTCGGCTGCCTGCGAGAAACTCGTCGAAATGGGTCGCCCGGTCAGTGGCAAAGAGGAAGTTGCCCACGTCGGTGCAATCTCTGCAAACAATGACAGCCAGATCGGCAACCTACTCGCCGACGCGCTCGAGCGTGTGGGCAAGGACGGCGTGATCACTGTTGAAGAGGGTAAGAGCCGCTCGATGGAAGTTGAGTACGTTGACGGCATGCAGTTCGACAAGGGCTACATCTCGCCGTACTTCATCAATGAACCAGGCACGATGGAAGCGTCTCTCGAGAACGCCCTCGTCTTGCTCTACGAGAAGAAGATCAGCAACATTCGGGATCTCGTCCCCTTGTTGGAGAAGTCGGCGCAAACCGGCCAGCCTCTGCTGATCATCGCCGAAGACGTTGACGCCGAAGCACTCACGCTGCTCGTTGTTAACAAACTCCGGGGCACGCTCAACGTGTGTGCGGTGAAAGCCCCCGGTTTCGGCGATCGCCGCAAATCCATGCTCGGTGACATCGCCACTCTGACCGGCGGTACGCTGATCAGCGACGATCTCGGCATTCAGCTCGAAAATGTCACGCTCGAACAACTCGGTCGCGCCAAAAAGGTCACCGTCGACAAGGGTCACACGACCATCGTCGAAGGGGCTGGCAAACGCGAGGACATCGACAAGCGGGTTTCACAAATCCGTGCTCAGATCGAGCAAACCGACAGCGATTACGACAAGGAAAAGTTCCAAGAACGGCTTGCCAAACTCGCCGGTGGTGTCGCCGTGATCAGCGTCGGTGCGGAAACCGAAGCTGAGATGAAGCAAACCAAGGCTCGCCTGGAAGACGCTCTTCACGCGACCCGTGCAGCGGTCGAAGAAGGCGTCCTGCCCGGTGGTGGCGTCGCTCTCGTTTACTGCCGCGAGGCAGTCGAAGCGGCACTCAAGAAAGCCAAGGGCGACGAAAAGGTTGGTGTCAACATCGTACTCCGCGCTCTCGACGCTCCCATGCGTCAGATCGCTGACAACGGTGGCATCGACGGCAGCGTGGTCGTTGACGAAGTACTGCAGAAGAACAACCCCAAGATCGGCTTCAACGCTCACACCGGTGAGTATACCGACATGATCAAGGCTGGCGTCATCGACCCAGTGAAGGTTGTTCGTACAGCGTTGACCAACGCGGCCAGCATCGCCGGATTGTTGCTCACCACCGAAGCGCTCGTTACCAATTACGAGCAGGAAGACAAGGACAAACGACCCGTTGAAGGCGTTGTTAGCTAGTCTGGATCAATCACACCACCTTCCCCGGCCCTGTCGGGGAAGGTGGTTTTGTTCCAAAATTAAGGCCTTCGAGTAGGCGTGTCTCTCCGAGACGCGCGTCCGAGACATAGCCCCGTGTCTCCGATACATATGCCCGAGTCTCGGAGAGACTCGGCTACTCACCGCGGGTATCTGTTCATCCAGGCCTTCAAATCCCCTTCACTTGCACCCGGTTCCATGGCAACCAAGACTTGTTACTACGAGATCCTCCGCGTCGAGCGATCTTCCACCAAGCAACAGATTGATCGTGCCTACCGCAAGCTAGCGATTAAGTACCACCCTGATTCCAACAAGGGTGAAGACGCCGTGGCACGCTTCAAGGAAGCGACCGAAGCCTACGAGGTACTCAGTGATCAGTCGAAGCGGTCTCGCTATGATCAGTATGGACACGCGGGCGTCGAAGGCTCCACGCAACAGTACGGAGACGTCGAAGACATTTTTGAAGCTTTCGGCGATCTCTTTGGCGGCGGCTTCGGGGACTTTTTTGGTGGCGGAGGTCGTCGCGGAGGTGGTGGTCGCAAACGTGTCCGACGCGGTGCCGATGTTCGCTGTGATGTTTCTTTAACTCTTGAGGAAGCTGCGCGGGGTTGTCATAAGGACATCTCGTTCCGCCGCCGAGTCGCCTGCGACACCTGCGACGGCAGTGGAGCCGCTCCCGGCAGTGAACCGGTCACCTGCACGATGTGCGGCGGACATGGCCAAGTCATCCAGTCGGCGGGCATTCTCCGCGTCCAAACGACGTGCCCCACCTGTCAGGGTGCGGGAAAACAGATCAGCCAACCCTGTGGGAACTGCCGAGGCACAGGCTTGCAGAACGAAAAGGCCGAACTGAATGTAGAGATCCCTGCCGGCGTCGACGATGGCATGCGTGTGCGACTGCAGGGCGAAGGCGAACCGAGCCCCGATGGCGGACCAGCAGGTGACTGCTATTGCTTCATCGCGGTCAAGCCACACAGTCTATTCAAACGCGATGGCAAGCATCTCGTTCTGCAACTGCCGATCGCCTATGCCCAAGCGGCACTGGGAGCGGAAATTGAGGTTCCTACGCTCAACGGTCCTCATCAACTCACCGTTCCTGCAGGCACGCAGAGCGGTGAAGTGTTTACCGTTCGTGGGCAAGGCATCGTGGATCACCGCAGTGGCCGCAATGGCGATCTGCTCGTCCAAGTATTTATTGAAGTGCCGAAGAAGCTCAGTTCCGAGCAAGAAAAAATATTGCGTCAACTCGCCGACCTCGATCACGAGGCCGTCCTGCCTCAGCGAACCTCCTTTCTAGACAAACTCAGGCATTTTTTTGATCCTGAACCTGAAATCACGTCGGACACAAAATCATCATGAACGAAACCCAATCTCACCCTGAAGACGATGTTGACTTTGGCGGCGACATCCAAGCGCAGAACGAAGTTGAATCGGCAACCGATCAGGCACACGAATCTCTCGACGCGCCAGAGACGCGCGACGAGGAAATGATCCGCTTGCGGGCTGATGTCGATGCGGCGGATAAGCGCGTACTGCAAGCTCAAGCGGACGCGGAAAACTTCCGCAAGCGGATGCGACGTGACTACGAAGATCAATTGAAGTTTGCCGCGATGCCGCTGATCAACGACATCCTCCAAGTCCGCGACAACCTCCACCGCGCCATCGATGCCGCTGGAGCGAGCGGCGACGGCGGAACCTCGGCCGGCCTACGGGATGGCGTTGCAATGGTCGTCAAACAACTTGACGATACGCTGGCCAAGTATGGCGTCGAACCGATCCCCGCTGAGGGCGAAGAGTTCGACCCAAACTATCACGAAGCGATCTCACAAATGCCGCACCCCGAGATTGAATCTGGCAAGGTCGCCCATGTCGCCGGCGGTGGGTTCCGTATGCACGGACGAGTCATCCGCCCCGCGCAAGTCGTCGTCAGCACGGGCGCTCCGTAGCCACTTTTCTACATGGTTTTACGCAACGTCTTCCTGCCCGAACGCGGTTCGGGCAGGGTCGCATCACGCGTCGGAGGGTCGAGGTACGGCGACACACAGCTTTTGGGTCGATCTACGACACAGCCTGCCTTCGCCAACGGATCGCCAAGACGTTGGTGAACACGCGCCAGTGGACGCTCCTCAAACACGGATCGCGGCGTTGCGCGGCGGCGCCGCCCTTCGCTCATGAAGGTGTCCGGTACCTTCTTATCGGCTCCTGATGAAAGGTATCCGGTACCATGATCGAAAAAGACATCTTTCGGGCCCATTTTGACCTGGGCGAAGCGACGCGACAATTAATAGCAGTCGAATGTCGCACAGACCTCTGGAAATCGAATGGTTACGTCTCCTGCAACACAGAGTGATGATTCACCTTGCAAATATCAACGGGACCCAAAGAGCCACAATACTCAAGATCGTCGTCGCAGTCGGGTCCAGTGTCAGGCGGTTGGGCAACAACGTTCCCCACAACCGCCACTGTGCCGATGAACGCACCGATGATGGCAAACTGATAGGCAAGAGTGACGCGGATCATTCTCGCGACACCCGGCTGCCGACCGGGCGGAAACAGACAATATTCGCCACGACGGATTCCTGAGAGGGGTGGGACTCACAGGAGGATTCATGAAAGAACAAACCGCGCATCCACGCGCAAGACGATTCCGGTCCGAGCCAGACGCGACTTTGGTTTGGCAGAGGCGAGTCCTGCTCGCGTCACAGGCGAATCCCTAGACATTCTGTCGCCTGAAAGCTACCGTAGAGTCGGTGCCGTGCTGGACTGCTTCGCAGTCGCCACCCATCTCGCTTTTTTCGATTCCTCAGCCCATCTCTCTGCGTTGTAACACGACGATGCCCACTTACGATTACTTGTGCGAAGCCTGCGGCCATACGTTGGAAATTTTTCAAGGCATCCATGACGAGCCAGAAACTAAGTGCCCGGCTTGCAAAAAGAAAAAACTCAAACGGCAATTCGGAACTGGAGCCGCGATCGTCTTCAAGGGCAGCGGTTTTTATCAAACCGACTATCGCAGCGACAGTTACAAAAAAGGCGCCAAGGCCGAGGCGAAAAAATCAGAGTCAGCGAGCAAGCCCGAAAAATCATCGGGCAAAGAATCCAAATCCAGTACCCCAGCTAAGAAAGCGGAATAGGCTGCTGAATCCTGGCAAAATGACAGATGGTTTTCTGTCGTGCGGCGATGAAGCAGACTAATCTGGCAGTCTCGCGAGCAGTCTGGATTCTGCTCACTATTCTCCTGGCAAACTCGCTGGTGAGCCTGCGTTTCTCCCAGGGGCGAGAACTGGTCGAAGACGCCAGAGCCCCACGCAATCGTTCGAGCTGCGTGGCGTCGATTTTGGACGGGCATGCCGTTCCCCTGCCGCGACTGATTCAGATGTCAACCTTAGCTAAAGTCTGGAGACAGCACGAGAGGACGCCCCGTTTGATCTCGGTGGGATCCAGTTAGAGAACTAGTTCCGCAGTCACCCATAACAGGTCTGCTCTATTGCAATACTGCCAGCCACACAGGAACGATTATTCCGCACGTAGGATGGAACCATCGTCCCATCCGGGATTCCGTTGATGCACGCTCGGGACAATGGTCCCAAGCTACTAAGCAGGTTGCCAGTCGCCCTACTTCATTTTCCGATACCGCTCGATCAACGCGTTCGTCGAGCTATCGTGATCGAGCACGGAGTCAGCATCAACCGCCAGTTCGGGAATGATTGCTTTGGCAAGCACCTTGCCGAGTTCGACGCCCCATTGATCGAAGGCGTCGATGTTCCAGACCACACTTTGCACGTAGACGCTGTGTTCGTAGAGTGCGACGAGTTTGCCCAACATCGCGGGCGACATCCGCTCGGCGACGATGGTGTTTGACGGACGGTTGCCTTCGAATACACGGTGGGGCACCAACCAATCCTGCGTGCCTTCGCTGCGAACTTCGGCATCTGTTTTTCCAAAAGCCAGTGCTTCGCTTTGTGCCAGCACGTTGGCGATCAAGATATCGTGATGGTCCCCGATGGGATTGAGCGATTTCGCGAACGCAATGAAATCGCAGGGAATCAGTCGCGTCCCTTGATGAATCAACTGATAGAACGAATGCTGACCGTTCGTGCCAGGCTCGCCCCAGTAAATCAATCCGGTTTGGTAGTCGACAGGTCGCCCATCGACGGTCGTCGACTTGCCATTGCTCTCCATGGTGAGCTGTTGCAGGTAGGCAGGGAATCGTTTGAGGTATTGCTCGTAAGGCAGCACGGCGGTGGTTTCGACACCGAAGAAATTGGCATACCACACCGAGAGCATGCCCATCAGGACCGGCAAATTCTCCTCCAACGGGGCGTTGCGGAAATGTTCATCCATTTCATGGAATCCCGCGAGCATGTCCCGGAATCCTGCGGGGCCGATCGCCAACATCGTCGACAATCCTATTGCCGACTCCATCGAATAGCGACCGCCAACCCAGTCCCAGAATTCAAACATATTGGCCGTATCGATTCCGAACTCGCTGACCTTCTCGGCATTGGTCGACAGCGCCACAAAGTGCTTGGCCACCGCGGACTCGTCGCCGCCGATGCGGTGCAAGAGCCACTGCCGAGCCGTGTTGGCATTGGTCATCGTTTCGATCGTGGTGAAGGTCTTCGATGCCACGATGAACAGCGTCTCCATCGGGTCGAGATCCGCCACCGCTTCAGCAAAATCGGTTGCATCGACGTTACTGACGAAGCGAAAGTTGAGTTCCCGAGCACTGAAATACTTCAGCGATTCATAGGCCATCACTGGGCCCAAGTCGGAACCGCCGATGCCAATGTTGACGATGTTGCGAATCGGCAGGCCGCTATGGCCGACCCACTCGCCGCCGCGGACGCAATCACAAAAAGCAGCCATCTTGTCGAGCACCGCATGGACATCGGGGATGACATTCTCGCCATCAACCACGACCGACGTTCCCGCCGGCGCCCGCAGGGCGGTGTGCAGTACTGCGCGACCTTCGGTCAAATTGATTTTCTCACCGGAGAACATGGCCTCAATCGCCTCGGGCAACTCACACCCGCGAGCTAAATCGATGAGCAACCCCATCGTTTCGTCCGTGATGCGGTTCTTGGAATAGTCCAGGTACAGCCCCACTGCCTCCAGGGATAGTTTACTGCCACGCTCTGCCTCTTCGGCGAACAAGTCGCGAAGATGCTTGCCTTGGATCGCGTCGTAGTGCTCGGCGAGAGCCCGGTACTGCGGCAGGTTTTTGAGAGTGTCAGTCATGGTTGGCTTTACAGTGGAAGGGTGCAAGAGGAGAGGCGACCGCCAACTTCATTCTGCGCGATTTCGCTACTGCGGACCATCCGCCTGCCCACGTAGAACTTCCGCTGCCGGAGCACGAACAGGTGCCGCCAAAGCAGCTTGGCCAATCACGCGAGCAGGCAGAATTGGCTGCAATTCGAGTTTGCGTGTAACCATCTCCCCCGACGCCGCCAACTGCTCAGCGCGAGCGACCAGTTGGCCTGCTGAGTCACCGTCGACAGGTACGCCTTGGGCGGTCAACTCGCGGACAATTTCGGCTCGCTGGGCAACGAGAGCTTCCTGAGTCGGCGATCGAGAAATTGCCCTTGAAAAAATCTCGTTGGCCTGGATGAGGTCGGTTGTGCGCCCGCCGACCTGATATCGCTGAACCATTGTCTCGCCGATAGCTCGCAACAGCGTCGGGTTATTGCCGGCACGCAAAATGGCATCAGCGAGCGCTGCCTCGGCAACTTGCGAGGGGCCATCTAACGGGGTCCCCGACATCGCCAATCTCCGCAACCATTTGCGGTTCTCGATCTCCGCTAGCCAAACAGCCGCATCCTGTGCGAGCGGATCATTCTGCAGTGCAGTTCGCAAAGTCGATTCGGCCTGGGTGATGCGATGAGTATTGAGCTGCCGGGATGCCTCCGCCATGGCGGCATGCGTCGCCCGGACGGGACTAAATGAGAAGTGCACCAAGACGACAACCAAACCAAGCCACACGAAACCGAGCGCGAAGGAGGGAAGCCAAAACTGCCATTCCTTTACTCTTGGTGATTGCGAATTGTCTCCTGCGATGAATCCCTGCCATGGCACGCTGGTGGCGATTCCCGCCAACCAGAGCAGGACAATGCTCACGCCCGGAATGGTCCAACCGCCTGAGAAGCATAAATGCACCAAGCCGCACGCCGTTGCGGCGGCAGCAATCTCCCGGCATTGGCGCATCGTCAAACCGGTGGCACCCGATGGACTCGCCTGCCACCATATCCCCATCACAATCAGCGCAGCAGGAATCGCATATTGGTGGGCTTCGAAATCCGGCAACGAATCACTAAGAATTCCGTAATACCAAACTGCCAGTAAACCCACGCATGCTCCAATCGCCATCGCCACTGCAATCGCGCCACCGCAGTCTCGCCGCAGCAGAATCGCGTGATGTGCTGATTCTGCTCGCGTTCTGTCAGGCACGACCGATCCACTCTCTCGCTCATTGACCAGTCGCATCGAGCTGCGGTAAGCCGCGTATCCCGCAATCAAACCAGCCGTCAGTAATACAGCCGCCGTCCAACCACCACACGCCAAAGTTTCGATGATGAAATTGTGAGGCTCCGCAATCATTTCATGCCCTTGAACATCACGATACTTCTGGTAGACAAGCTGAAAATTGCCAGGCCCGGTACCGAACCACGGACGATCAACAACCATCTCCAGTGCCGTTCGCCAGTACAGTAAACGCAAGTGGAGTGTTGCGCGAGCGCCCTGGGCAAACTGGCCGAGCCACGTATCGGCGCCGGATTGCCACCATGCCACGACCGCGGCGAAGCCAAGTCCAATCATGCACGTCAGGACGATACGGACCGGTCGCCTCGACCGAATCCAGACTGCCGACATGGTGTACCACGTTCCAATAAACACGACCGACAGCACCCCGCTGCGGCTACCGGTCGCCATGAGTGCGATGATCAACAGGCCGAGCACACCGCTCAGCAACGCCACCAGAACCATTTTCTTGTGCTTCACACCTACAGCATCGTCGCCTGCCCTTTGGCCACCATCCTCGGCAACCTGTGGCATGCTCGTCGTCGACGACCATCGATCGCTTTGAAACCAGCCCAATAGACACACCAGACAGCCACCGCAAAGGGTTGCCATCATCGCCAGCGGACCCGCGAGCGAATTGGCCAGTGCAAAGGTCGCGGTCGGGCCACCGTCTCGCAATCGATTCTCGTAGATCATTCGGGCCGCCGAACCCGCCGGTGCGTAGAGTCCGATCATCTCAAGTGCACCGTCTGGATCCCGAAGATACTCCCGCATCGTCTCTGGTAGTGATACATAGTGTTGGTGCAACGCATGCACAGCCAGCAGCGTCGCCAGTCCCAACATCAATCCAAACACTGCGACGATACGATCGGGTCTCGCCATCAATCGTCGCATCACCACCAGAAAGCCGGCTGCCGCGATCCACCACCAGCCTTCGTTCGTCGCCGCACGCAAGTCACCTCCCACGTCCGGCGATGATGCCGAGAAGACGCCCGCGGTCACCCAGGCAGACAGGAACACCCAGCTGGCTAGCCCGCATGCGCAAACATCTAGCCACCAAGACGATTGGCGAACGTCCAGCACTGGCCTGATCCGCGAAACGATTGCCCCAGCGAACACCCATATCATCCACGAACAGGTCAAGCCCAATGAGCCTCCCTGCTCAACAGCAGTCGAATCGGCGGGATAGTACGTCGTCCAAACCAGTAAGGCTGCAGCGGTTGCCAATGTGACTAGAACAGAGACATCACGCCAACGCATCCGCCCACTGGCGTTATTAAGTCGCTTCAGTTGGGGAGCGGTTGCATCAACTGCCTGCCGAGAGGCGGAGGGCTTCCTGTCAAATTTGCGACTCACGACTTCGATCGCCGACTGCGAGTCGATTCCAGAATTGCGACCAGCGTCAGCATGCAGCCCACGATCCCCAACACCATGATCGCCTGCACCGTGTCAACGTGCGTGAGCAACACCGCGGAGAGCCCGCAAGTCGCGGTGATCAGATGAATCGTCGCCACCGCGGCGGTACGTGACAATCCGAGTTCGACGAGCCTGTGCGACAGATGGCTATGGTCCCCCTGAAACAAACTGCGGCCCTCACGCATGCGGATCCATAACACCGTCATCATGTCATAGAGCGGAACCGCCATCGCGCATAGCGGCGCCAGCACCGCGTGCGGTCGCAGCGAACCGTCGGGTGCTGGTCCGCCCACGAACGTCGCCATCAACATCGAAACGGCGATCAAGAAGCCCACGAAGTAGCTGCCCCCGTCGCCCATAAATATCTTCGCTGGCGGGCGATTGTGAAAAAGGAATCCTACCAGGGCCCCGGCGACAACAGCTAACAACGCTGCCACGAGCAATTGAGGGTGATGGGTATCTGGATCCGGCGTCGTCAACATCACCACCGCCATCGCGCCCGCAATGATCGCTGCGATACCGCCTGAGAGCGCATCCATATTGTCGAGCATGTTGAATGAATTGATCACGGCAACAATCCACAATACCGACAGTGACTTCGTCAGCCAGCCTGCCTGGAAGTACGCGGTCAATTCAATTCCCAGTCCATGGACGACTGCGGCGGCAATCCCAAATTGCACGCCCAATCGAACGATCACGGACAATCCCCGGCGATCGTCCCACAAGCCCAATACCAGCAATACCGTACCTGCGGCTAGCAACCACAGCACGTCGCCAGCACGTGACCACACCCCCTCCGCATGCGTGGTCGCGGCAGTCCAAAGTGCCTCAATCTGCAAATCCGCCATCCGTCGCTGCCAATCGGGATCCCCGGCAGCGTCCTGCAGCCACCAGGCGGCCAGGAGTGCCAGACCGACCGTACCGGCAACCCCCAGATAAATTCCTATCCCGCCGCCCAAGGGAGTCGGCACGGTGTGGCTGCTATGCCCGCCCGGCCGATCGAGCAACCCCAGTCCTTGCGCAAATCGCCGCACCGGAAAGAGCACCAATCCACTGATCACTCCCGCGATTCCAGCAGCCGCCAATACGAGCACGACGGTAGCGGACATGGCGAACAAGGGGTCAGAGGGAGCAGGAAAGAGAAGAAGGTGAGCTGGCACAGACGCGTTAGGCGTCATCCCGCAGAATGTGTGATTTTGCACTGTACCGCGGATGGCGTCCACCTCCCCCGACAAGCTCAGCTCATGCCAACCCGAGCTGTCAATGAGTGAACCGGGAGCGCCTCAAATACTCGCTAAAGGGCACGTTCATGAAAAATATCTCGCTGGGAAGCCGCTGATTAAATTTACTCTCTCACTGAGAATAATTGGTGTACGAAGTCCGTTACAGCACATTTATGCATGACGATGCCTCCTTTGCAACGGCTTCGGAGCCCTGCTGGTTCGTAGAGACCGGCTCGATCTCGCAGCGTTTCCAACACTTTTTTGGCAATTTTTTGGACTGGGATATCACAACTATCACTCTGCATATAACCAATTGCCGATGTATCGCGACGGTAGCAACGACCCCAGCACCAACTGGCCACCCGGGTACTCCGACAACAGTAACATTTACAACCTCAGTCCGCTGGTCGGAATTCTGCCGTTTATCGAACAGCAGGCCCTGTAGCAACAAATTTCCAATCCCAGTATTCAAAATGCGGATGGTTCGACACGCGCAGCAGCCGATCCATGGCCCGCGATGGGACCGACCGTCGACGGGAACGATCGCTATATTCCATGGACCACCGAAGTGAAGACGTACCGTTGCCCGAGCGATCCCGGTCGGGGTGCCCCAGCCTATGGGCGGACGAACTATGCCGTGTGCCTGGGTGATAGCTACGCTCAACCCAATGGATCGTGGGTGTGGTGGGACAACACGCAACGCGTCGGCCAAGTATGGGCGGGTAAAAAGCAAATCGCGGACTCTGCGAAGAAGGCTGGCGAGATTAACCCACCTCCCAAATAGTTCGCGACTCGAAACCGCCCAGTGATGCTCCCGCTAGCTGCCGTCGCCAGAAGGTGACATGGACATCCAGAAGTTCGCAGAATATGTCGAGCCGAGCCCGCTTAGGATCGCGGCGTCGGCAGGGGAGTCCATGGCGTCGCCGGCAGTCATCGGGTAGCCAATCGGCCTGTGTTTCTGCTGCGATTTCTGCTAACTACAGTGGGACGTCACTCCCGCCCCGACTACTACCTCGATCCGACTGTGGAAACATCGCTCCACCACCAGCTGAAATCCCATTATTCGACCTCACCCGATCAGATCGAGGTGACGATCGGGGCATATCGAATCGATGTGGTCCGAGGTGAGGAGCTGATCGAAATCCAGTGCGCCTCGTTGTCAGCGATCCGACGTAAAACACTCGACTTGCTGCAACGACACGACGTCCGAATCGTCAAACCATCGATTCATCGCACACGCATCTGTCGTCGCAATTGCCGAGGTGGCGACACCGTCTCACGCCGCTTGAGCCCGCGCCGAGGTCATCCTCACGAGATCTTTGAAGAACTGATCTATTTACGCGACGTGTTTCCACATCCCCGTCTGACGCTGGAAATACCTATCGTCGATGTCGATCAACATCGCTGGGTTCGCAAAGTCAAAGGGCGTCGACGCCGTGACCCGGGCTACGTGATCGAAGACACCGAACTGACCCAAGTACACGCTGCGATTGAGCTCCGTGAAGCAGCCGATTTGTGGCGACTGCTCCCGCCCGCAGTCGCCTCCCAAGGCATCCCGCTCGACGAACTTGCGCAGGCTGAATTCAACACCCAGGATCTCGCCTGCTCCATCGGTTGCCCACGCTGGATCGCTCAGCGAATCGCTTATGTGATGCGGCACGCCGGAGCGATCGAGTCCACCTCCCGCGACAAATCCGGCGTTCGCTACCGCGCCGCTTAATTGGTTAGCGGGACTGCCGAGCAATTCACCAATTCACACCGATTCGACAGTCCTGACAATCGTCTCGCTCGTCGGGATGATCCTGACGGCAACGAGCGCTGTACTGGCAGCGAAAATCCTCTACACGGTAGACGATTTCCAGTCCAAGCGGACGAATGATGAAACACCGCATCCTGTAGCGTCCTCCCGGTTTTGAAGCATGCGTATGATTCTCCAGCCCTAAAGACAGCTAACTGCATCAATTGGGCGTGATCAAGCTGGCAGGCAGCAATGCGGTTGGTCCGTACGCTACTTCTGTCGTAGCCTGGCAGCGACGGGGCGATGATCCGATGCATGCGGTTCATCGATCACATTAACGTTGTCGAAGCCCCATCGAGATCGCGGTGCGGCAAAAATGAAATCGATTTCAATGGAAGGTTCCGTAGACGAAAATGTCAAATGATCATCCACAGGTTTATGAGCTTCTAACGCTCGCTC of the Allorhodopirellula heiligendammensis genome contains:
- the groES gene encoding co-chaperone GroES; translation: MAATKTISLRPLDDRVIVQPNEAEQTTAGGIVLPDSAREKPQRGTVVAVGPGKLLDSGNRGELSVAVGDVVIYGKYGGSEIEVDGQELKILRESDILAKIA
- the groL gene encoding chaperonin GroEL (60 kDa chaperone family; promotes refolding of misfolded polypeptides especially under stressful conditions; forms two stacked rings of heptamers to form a barrel-shaped 14mer; ends can be capped by GroES; misfolded proteins enter the barrel where they are refolded when GroES binds), whose product is MAKQLLFEDHARARMLAGVDKLANAVAVTMGPTGRNVIIDKSFGGPTVTKDGVTVAKEIELEDRFENMGAKLVIEVAQKTSDLAGDGTTTATVLARAIFKEGLRNIVAGSNPTAIRRGIEKAVSAACEKLVEMGRPVSGKEEVAHVGAISANNDSQIGNLLADALERVGKDGVITVEEGKSRSMEVEYVDGMQFDKGYISPYFINEPGTMEASLENALVLLYEKKISNIRDLVPLLEKSAQTGQPLLIIAEDVDAEALTLLVVNKLRGTLNVCAVKAPGFGDRRKSMLGDIATLTGGTLISDDLGIQLENVTLEQLGRAKKVTVDKGHTTIVEGAGKREDIDKRVSQIRAQIEQTDSDYDKEKFQERLAKLAGGVAVISVGAETEAEMKQTKARLEDALHATRAAVEEGVLPGGGVALVYCREAVEAALKKAKGDEKVGVNIVLRALDAPMRQIADNGGIDGSVVVDEVLQKNNPKIGFNAHTGEYTDMIKAGVIDPVKVVRTALTNAASIAGLLLTTEALVTNYEQEDKDKRPVEGVVS
- the dnaJ gene encoding molecular chaperone DnaJ, whose product is MATKTCYYEILRVERSSTKQQIDRAYRKLAIKYHPDSNKGEDAVARFKEATEAYEVLSDQSKRSRYDQYGHAGVEGSTQQYGDVEDIFEAFGDLFGGGFGDFFGGGGRRGGGGRKRVRRGADVRCDVSLTLEEAARGCHKDISFRRRVACDTCDGSGAAPGSEPVTCTMCGGHGQVIQSAGILRVQTTCPTCQGAGKQISQPCGNCRGTGLQNEKAELNVEIPAGVDDGMRVRLQGEGEPSPDGGPAGDCYCFIAVKPHSLFKRDGKHLVLQLPIAYAQAALGAEIEVPTLNGPHQLTVPAGTQSGEVFTVRGQGIVDHRSGRNGDLLVQVFIEVPKKLSSEQEKILRQLADLDHEAVLPQRTSFLDKLRHFFDPEPEITSDTKSS
- the grpE gene encoding nucleotide exchange factor GrpE, giving the protein MNETQSHPEDDVDFGGDIQAQNEVESATDQAHESLDAPETRDEEMIRLRADVDAADKRVLQAQADAENFRKRMRRDYEDQLKFAAMPLINDILQVRDNLHRAIDAAGASGDGGTSAGLRDGVAMVVKQLDDTLAKYGVEPIPAEGEEFDPNYHEAISQMPHPEIESGKVAHVAGGGFRMHGRVIRPAQVVVSTGAP
- a CDS encoding FmdB family zinc ribbon protein, with the translated sequence MPTYDYLCEACGHTLEIFQGIHDEPETKCPACKKKKLKRQFGTGAAIVFKGSGFYQTDYRSDSYKKGAKAEAKKSESASKPEKSSGKESKSSTPAKKAE